The DNA window TCGCGCCGCACTCCCGCCGCCGAGCGAGGGCGGCAAGCGTCCTCGAGCGCAAGAAAAACGGGGCGGCACCGAACGGTGCCGCCCCGGAAGATCCGAAAGCCCCGTGCGTCAGCACTTCCCCAGCATGTCGGTGAGCGCGGTCTTTTCCGCGTCGTTGACGGTGAGCTTGAACTTCGACTTCACCGCGACCCACATCCGCGCGTAGGTGCACCAGTAGCCGGTTGACGGCGGCTTCCACTGGTCGGGCGACTTGTCGCCCTTTTCCTGGTTCACGTTGTCCGTGACCGCGATCAGCTGCGGGTCGTCCAGGTCGTTGGCGTAGGCCTGGCGCTGTTCGGTGGTCCACTTCGACGCGCCGGTGCGCCACGCGTCGGCGAGCGGGACGACGTGGTCGATGTCCACATCGGACGTTTTGGTCCAGGTGGCGTCGTCGTACGGGCTGAACCACGAGCCGGACGTGGCCGCGCAGTCCGGGCCGGTCTTGACGTCCTTGCCGTCGCGCTTCAGCACGACCTCGCGGGTGTTGCAGTTGTTGCCCTGGTCGATCCAGTGCGGGAACTTCTCGCGCGAGTAGCCGTCGAGGCTGCCGTCCGGTGCGACGGTCAGCTTCGTGAGGGCCGCCTTCGCCGTGTCGGCCGAAGGGATGTTCGGCGGCTCGGCGGAGGCGATACCGACCATGCCCGTGGTCAGTACCGCCGAAACGCCCAAAACGGTGAACGAGTTGCGAACACTTCGTGACGTTGGCATTTTGCTGCCTCCGTGTTGGATGTGGGGACTTGATAACCCTTATCCACGAAGGTGGCGAATGCAACACCTCCGGGTGACAACACGCCAACGCCGTGTCAACGAGCGCGGGCCAGCCGGAGGTCCTCTGTGTGCCGGTACCACGTCCATTTGCTTATCTGGCGCGGAAACGGCACGCCGTCGAGCACCGGAACGGTGGGCACGCAGCCGATCTGGAACGCGCGGCCGCGCGTGGTCGACGGTCGTTTGAACACGAGGCCCTTCGTCACGCGGGCGACGAGGCCCGTACCGCCATCCGGGTCAGGGGTTACCGCTATCTGGCGAGCGGCGCCACGCAGAGCCACTTCGTCGTCGCAGTAGGCGACTCCGCGAACGGGTCCGACCGTGGCCCTGCCGACGAGCACGCCGCCCGAATCATCCCGGATGAGCGGAACCGGATCCGGATCGCCGTGCACCGCGACCTTCAGCGCCTCGGCCGCACCGGTCGGCAGCCCCCACACCGCGGCGACGGCTGAGTCCGCGGC is part of the Amycolatopsis sp. CA-230715 genome and encodes:
- a CDS encoding HNH endonuclease family protein; the protein is MPTSRSVRNSFTVLGVSAVLTTGMVGIASAEPPNIPSADTAKAALTKLTVAPDGSLDGYSREKFPHWIDQGNNCNTREVVLKRDGKDVKTGPDCAATSGSWFSPYDDATWTKTSDVDIDHVVPLADAWRTGASKWTTEQRQAYANDLDDPQLIAVTDNVNQEKGDKSPDQWKPPSTGYWCTYARMWVAVKSKFKLTVNDAEKTALTDMLGKC